One Trichormus variabilis 0441 genomic window, AACATTAATTAACGCATTTTGGTACACTGGGTTAAAAGACCCCCAAGATCAACGAGGTTTTCGAGATGCTCTCATTAGTTTAGGGTATACAGTTAGGACTAAAATACTCAAAGAATATTATGATGATTCGTCCGGTCGTTACTCACAAAAAGCTAATTTAGACATTGAAATTGTCGTTGATATGTTTAATACGGTAGACCAGTACGACCGAGTAGTTCTATTTAGTGGTGATGGTGATTTTGAAAGAGCAATTGAATTATTACGTTCAAAAAATACACACATCACAGTAGTATCGACAGAAGGAATGATAGCTAGGGAATTACGTAATGCTACGGATAGATATATAGACTTAAATGATATTAGAGACCGTATAGAAAAAGCAGAAGGTTAATATCCTTAGCAATTATTTACAAAATTAAAACTACAAAAACTTAGGTTCTAGATATTTTAAGCAAAACGTACAACTAAACAAATAGCCAAAATGACTACTAAACCAGAGAGAATTATCATTTTTGATACAACACTCCGTGACGGGGAACAGTGTCCTGGTGCAACACTGAATATAGATGAAAAGCTGGCGATCGCCAAACAGTTAGCCCGCTTAGGTGTAGATATCATAGAGGCAGGTTTCGCTTTTGCTAGCCCTGGGGATTTTGAAGCAGTCCATAAAATTGCCCAAACTGTAGGGACGGAAAATGGCCCGGTAATTTGCAGTTTGGCAAGAGCTAGGCATGATGATATCAAAGCGGCAGCCGAAGCTATTAAACCAGCAGCTAAAGGCAGGATTCACACCTTTATTGCTACCTCAGATATTCACCTCCAGTACAAGCTGAAAAAAACCAGACCAGAAGTGATTGCGATCGCCGAAGAAATGGTAGCTTATGCCAAAAGTTTCACCGATGATGTGGAATTTTCCCCGGAAGATGCTGGACGTTCAGACCCAGAATTTTTGTATCAGGTTTTAGAGCGAGCGATCGCCGCCGGTGCAACAACAATTAACATTCCGGATACCGTTGGTTACACCACACCAAGCGAATTTGGGGCAATAATTAAGGGCATTAAAGAAAATGTCCCCAACATCGACCAAGCAATTATTTCTGTTCACGGACACAATGATTTAGGCTTGGCAGTTGCCAACTTCTTAGAAGCAGTTAAAAATGGTGCAAGACAACTAGAATGCACCATCAATGGTATTGGTGAAAGAGCAGGAAACGCCGCCTTAGAAGAATTGGTAATGGCGATGCACGTCCGCAGACAATACTTTAATCCCTTCTTAGGTAGACACCCAGATTCGGAAGAACCACTCACCAATATTGACACCAAGCAAATATATAAAACCTCACGCTTGGTTTCTAATTTAACAGGAATGTTAGTACAACCCAATAAGGCGATCGTTGGGGCTAACGCCTTCGCCCATGAATCAGGAATTCACCAAGATGGAGTTTTGAAAAACAAACTCACCTACGAAATCATGGATGCCCAATTGATTGGCTTAACAGACAATCAAATAGTTTTAGGCAAACATTCTGGGCGTAATGCTTTCCGTACCCGCTTGAAAGAATTAGGCTTTGAACTATCAGAAACTGAGTTAAATAAAGCCTTCGTCAAATTCAAAGAAGTCGCCGATAAAAAGAAAGAAATTTCTGATTGGGACTTGGAAGCAATTGTTAATGACGAAATCCAGCAAGCCCCTGATTTATTCCGCGTAGAGTTGGTACAAGTTTCCTGCGGTAGCAATGCACGTCCAACAGCAACAGTTACCCTCCGCACCCCAGACGGCGAAGAACTCACCGACGCAGCCATTGGTACAGGGCCAGTAGACGCGGTATATAAAGCAATTAACCGCGTGGTCAACGTCCCCAACCAATTAATTGAGTTCTCCGTGCAGTCAGTAACAGCCGGGATTGATGCCATTGGGGAAGTGACAATTCGTTTGCGGTATGAATCACGAGTATTTTCCGGTCATGCGGCCAACACCGATATCATCGTCGCCTCTGCACAAGCCTACGTTAACGCCCTAAATCGTTTATACGCATCCTTGCAGACTCAAGATAAGCAAACAGAAGTAACAGCATAAAACTTAAAATAAACCCAACTCACTACAAGTTGGGTTTATTTATTTCTCCTAATTATTTACTTCAACGAATGAAGTTCTATAAATATCATGCTCTTGGTAACGATTATTTAGTTATCAATCCTCAGGATTTAAAATTTAGCCTAACGCCTGAAAAAATTAAAATAATTTGCCATCGAAATTTTGGTATTGGATCTGATGGTATTTTGTTGGGGCCTTTAGCATCAACAAAAGCACAATTCGCCTTACGCATTTTCAACCCCGACGGAAGTGAGGCAGAAAAAAGCGGTAATGGACTGCGGATTTTCTCCCGTTATTTATGGGATATGGGACTAGTTGATGAAAATCCATTCTCAATTGAAACTGTAGGTGGACTAGTGGAATCTGCGATCAAAGATGCAGGTAAAACAGTCCAAGTAGAGATGGGGAAAGTCAGCTTTTGGAGTCGTGATATTCCAGTTGTTGGCGATGACAGAGAAGTAATTCAAGAAAAAATATTTCTTGATGAAGGCATTTTTACATTTTGTGCAGCCACAATAGGTAATCCACACTGTGTAATTCTTTTAGATGACATCAATGCCGATGTTGCCAGAAATTTTGGCCCAATATTTGAAGTTTTTCCTCTTTTCCCCAATCGCACTAATGTGCAGTTTATGAAGGTTTTAGATAGAAGCACTATTCAAATTGAAATTTGGGAAAGAGGAGCAGGTTACACTTTAGCTTCAGGTAGTAGTAGTAGCGCGGCGGCGGCTACTGCACATAAACTTGGTTTGTGTGACTCTGAAATTATTGTCCAAATGCCTGGGGGAGACATTTTAATTCAAATTAAAGATGACTTTCATATCTCTATGACTGGTTTTGTCACAAAAGTTGCCCAAGGAGAATTGTCAACAGAAATATTTGCCATAGAAACTGTCAGTAATATCTGAGAAAATTACTGAACCAATATCTAGATAGTAGAGTGTAAATTCAAAAATATTGCATCTACTACCTTCATGAATCCTCACAAAATAAAGGCTTGGGAAGAAGTTCGGACTACTTTTAAAGAGATTTGGGGTTACGAAGATTTCCGTCCGCCACAAGGGGAAATTGTTGGCAGTTTATTATCCCGAAAAGATGCACTAATTATTATGCCTACCGGGGGCGGTAAATCAATTTGTTTTCAATTACCTGCACTATTACAAACAGGTTTAACTTTGGTAGTTTCCCCGTTGGTGGCGTTGATGGAGAATCAAGTGCAAGAACTACTCCAACGCCAACAAAAAGCAGCACTATTGCATAGTGAGTTGTCCACATTTCAACGCCGCATAACTCTACAAGCATTAGAAAAACAACAACTAAGATTACTATATTTATCTCCTGAAACTTTATTAAGTCCACCAGTTTGGGAAAGATTATGTCAGCCACAACTGCAAATAAATGGCTTAATTTTAGATGAAGCCCATTGTTTAGTGCAGTGGGGTGAAACATTTCGCCCGGCTTACCGCAGACTAGGGGCTGTTAGACCTGCATTGCTCAAACATAAACCACCAGGAACTAAAATCAGTATTGCTGCGTTTACGGCTACGGCTGACCCCTCTGCACAACAAACTATTCAAACAGTTTTACAATTACAGCAACCAGATATTTTTCGCCTCAATCCTTACCGTCCTAATTTGCATCCTACTGTCCGCATTGCTTGGACACCAAAGGGTAGGAAACAGCATTTAATCAAATTTATTCAAAATCGACCCCAACAAGCAGGATTAATTTACGTCCGCACCAGAAGAGATAGTGAAGACTTAGCTGTATGGCTGTCACAAATGGGTTACGCCACAGCTAGTTATCATGCTGGATTAGGCGCAACAGAACGCCGGGAAGTAGAAGCCAAGTGGTTAGGGGGAAAAATTCCCTTTGTGGTCTGTACCTGCGCTTTTGGAATGGGGATTAATAAGCCAGATGTGCGCTGGGTAGTCCATTTTCACTCACCACACCTATTGTCTGAATATGTGCAAGAAATTGGTCGTGGGGGAAGGGATGGTAAACCAGCCGAGGCGCTGACATTGGTGAGTGAACCTACAGGGTGGCTAGATGCAGAGGATAAACAAAGACAGGAGTTTTTTCAAGAGAAAATGCGATCGCAACAACAAAAAGCCCAGCAATTAATCAAAAAACTACCACAGCAAGGCGAAATTAACTCTGTAACTAAACAATTTCCTGATAGTGCTGTAGCCCTAGCCTTACTCCACAGCAGTGGTCAATTAAACTGGCTAGATCCTTTCAATTACAAAATAGAACACAAGGCCAAAAGTCAGCCATCAAAACAATTGCAGGCTACTAAACAAATGACTCAATATTTAAATACTAAACAATGTCGCTGGCAATTTTTATTAAATGCTTTTGGGTTTGATAAAGAAGCAAATAACTGGCGTTGTGGACATTGCGATAATTGCCGAAATTAACTCATCCAGTAAGCTCATTCTTTTTGCCCTTAAATTTATCCCATAATGCGCGATGAGATGAATAACCAAATTCATCATTACGGGTTTCATATTGTTGAATCCAATTTTGAAGAAACTCAAAAGTTTTAGTTTGTTCTTCAGATGATTTGAACTTATGAGGTTCCCAAGGTCGATTGCTGTTGTTTTGTAAGCATTTATCGATGCCAGGGTTGAGAAAATAGATTTCAGTAGCAAATTCTAGAGCAATTTCTATGAGGCTACTATAGCAGCCTTCAATTATCCAGGTATGATTATTTTGGATAAATTCTAGTAAATCTTTTGCTGCATCTGCATGTGAACGGCGTACAGCAATTTGATTTGGTTCCCATGCAATAGTATCGAGGTCGAGAATTGGAATACAAAGATTTTGTCCCAGCTTCTGTGCTAAAGTGCTTTTTCCCGAACCGGAATTGCCAAAT contains:
- a CDS encoding NYN domain-containing protein, with protein sequence MGSPMNRLSIFVDGNNMFYAQQKNGWFFDPRRVLEYFKNEQSETTLINAFWYTGLKDPQDQRGFRDALISLGYTVRTKILKEYYDDSSGRYSQKANLDIEIVVDMFNTVDQYDRVVLFSGDGDFERAIELLRSKNTHITVVSTEGMIARELRNATDRYIDLNDIRDRIEKAEG
- a CDS encoding 2-isopropylmalate synthase — protein: MTTKPERIIIFDTTLRDGEQCPGATLNIDEKLAIAKQLARLGVDIIEAGFAFASPGDFEAVHKIAQTVGTENGPVICSLARARHDDIKAAAEAIKPAAKGRIHTFIATSDIHLQYKLKKTRPEVIAIAEEMVAYAKSFTDDVEFSPEDAGRSDPEFLYQVLERAIAAGATTINIPDTVGYTTPSEFGAIIKGIKENVPNIDQAIISVHGHNDLGLAVANFLEAVKNGARQLECTINGIGERAGNAALEELVMAMHVRRQYFNPFLGRHPDSEEPLTNIDTKQIYKTSRLVSNLTGMLVQPNKAIVGANAFAHESGIHQDGVLKNKLTYEIMDAQLIGLTDNQIVLGKHSGRNAFRTRLKELGFELSETELNKAFVKFKEVADKKKEISDWDLEAIVNDEIQQAPDLFRVELVQVSCGSNARPTATVTLRTPDGEELTDAAIGTGPVDAVYKAINRVVNVPNQLIEFSVQSVTAGIDAIGEVTIRLRYESRVFSGHAANTDIIVASAQAYVNALNRLYASLQTQDKQTEVTA
- the dapF gene encoding diaminopimelate epimerase; the protein is MKFYKYHALGNDYLVINPQDLKFSLTPEKIKIICHRNFGIGSDGILLGPLASTKAQFALRIFNPDGSEAEKSGNGLRIFSRYLWDMGLVDENPFSIETVGGLVESAIKDAGKTVQVEMGKVSFWSRDIPVVGDDREVIQEKIFLDEGIFTFCAATIGNPHCVILLDDINADVARNFGPIFEVFPLFPNRTNVQFMKVLDRSTIQIEIWERGAGYTLASGSSSSAAAATAHKLGLCDSEIIVQMPGGDILIQIKDDFHISMTGFVTKVAQGELSTEIFAIETVSNI
- a CDS encoding RecQ family ATP-dependent DNA helicase, coding for MNPHKIKAWEEVRTTFKEIWGYEDFRPPQGEIVGSLLSRKDALIIMPTGGGKSICFQLPALLQTGLTLVVSPLVALMENQVQELLQRQQKAALLHSELSTFQRRITLQALEKQQLRLLYLSPETLLSPPVWERLCQPQLQINGLILDEAHCLVQWGETFRPAYRRLGAVRPALLKHKPPGTKISIAAFTATADPSAQQTIQTVLQLQQPDIFRLNPYRPNLHPTVRIAWTPKGRKQHLIKFIQNRPQQAGLIYVRTRRDSEDLAVWLSQMGYATASYHAGLGATERREVEAKWLGGKIPFVVCTCAFGMGINKPDVRWVVHFHSPHLLSEYVQEIGRGGRDGKPAEALTLVSEPTGWLDAEDKQRQEFFQEKMRSQQQKAQQLIKKLPQQGEINSVTKQFPDSAVALALLHSSGQLNWLDPFNYKIEHKAKSQPSKQLQATKQMTQYLNTKQCRWQFLLNAFGFDKEANNWRCGHCDNCRN